The proteins below come from a single Necator americanus strain Aroian chromosome V, whole genome shotgun sequence genomic window:
- a CDS encoding hypothetical protein (NECATOR_CHRV.G18829.T1) — protein MSNAVPDPDDVMEADYQDHVADEPLDDFDIDVGNANMEEELQGEKSFTNREGTPVPEDTAPANQNGDMDITQISAQKPTPSVVVNNPAAVDIETLCQTYSTHSLLIRLQFIADHCPPLKRDATIGMINELRNNTLNVARYSELMSSLETIEKQADDQNHLETPVLDQAWVDQTTLKTANQLDFLLSEYKKQKDEGVKESTRRAMDELFQYYISIGDITEALHLYSRGMREYCSQFKHIIQMWINWMEASIWVGEWQRVDTIAAQAERSMKEAEEAESQAGSTAAAARTRPVIFGVSSSSTNRNTVTKCTRLLISSGRAKLDAACGLSKLQSGRYKQAADRFLKVDLDFLDMPWLFSASDMAVYCTLCAIASYDRTELKKKVIHDGNCRKFLESEPKLVELLQCIVKSQFGRALDILKEMKDRFLLDPYLSSHVDPLYAVIRERALLQYLEPFASADLNAMANVFRTDLRGLEGELVALCEQGQLSARIDAVGATIRMVLTDEREENYKKIIDGCDDMIERCEAAILRAVMQQACICISPEGRAKRKTAAHIDDASDPSNTPTRQKVSVQNMMRVLRGRVVPPLPQGSPAAPAAPTNAAGPVANAAPALPPVPVSINNLPTVPAAENPPNASAAPSVGSQQLQIPSEVDSSEGSDDPKEPDLN, from the exons ATGTCAAATGCGGTTCCAGATCCTGATGATGTTATGGAAGCCGATTACCAAGACCAT GTAGCTGATGAACCATTGGACGACTTCGACATTGACGTAGGAAACGCGAATATGGAGGAAGAATTGCAG GGCGAAAAAAGTTTTACGAATAGAGAAGGAACCCCTGTCCCTGAAGATACCGCTCCCGCAAACCAAAATGGTGACATGG ATATTACGCAAATATCAGCACAAAAACCAACGCCTTCCGTTGTTGTGAACAACCCCGCGGCGGTGGATATTGAGACGCTTTGTCAGACATATTCCACTCATTCACTGCTGATTAG GTTACAGTTCATAGCTGACCACTGCCCTCCATTAAAGAGAGATGCAACTATTGGTATGATCAATGAATTACGCAAT AATACTCTGAATGTTGCACGGTATTCAGAATTAATGTCCAGCCTGGAGACAATCGAAAAACAGGCTGACGATCAG AACCATTTGGAGACTCCAGTATTAGACCAGGCATGGGTAGATCAGACAACACTGAAAACCGCAAATCAATtggattttctcctttctgagtacaagaaacaaaaggaCGAGGGTGTAAAG GAATCTACTCGTCGTGCAATGGACGAACTCTTCCAGTATTACATTTCCATTGGTGATATCACAGAAGCTCTTCATCTCTACAGTCGCGGAATGCGAGAATACTGCAGCCAGTTCAAGCATATAATACAG ATGTGGATTAACTGGATGGAAGCTTCTATTTGGGTTGGTGAGTGGCAACGAGTTGATACAATTGCTGCTCAAGCAGAGCGCAGCATGAAGGAGGCAGAAGAGGCAGAATCG CAAGCAGGATCGACTGCTGCCGCTGCACGCACTCGTCCAGTGATTTTCGGAGTATCTTCCTCCTCCACAAATCGTAACACTGTAACTAAGTGTACCCGTTTGTTGATTAGCAGTGGAAGG GCGAAGCTAGACGCTGCTTGTGGGCTTTCGAAGCTACAGTCTGGACGTTATAAACAAGCTGCCGATCGCTTTCTTAAG GTAGATTTGGATTTCTTAGACATGCCGTGGTTGTTTTCTGCTTCTGATATGGCTGTTTACTGCACTCTATGTGCAATTGCTAGTTATGATAGGACAGAACTTAAAAAGAAGGTGATCCATGATGGAAACTGCAG GAAATTTTTGGAGTCAGAGCCAAAATTGGTGGAATTGTTGCAGTGTATCGTAAAAAGCCAGTTTGGTCGTGCCTTGGACATATTGAAAGAGATGAAAGATAGA TTCCTGCTTGATCCATATCTCAGTTCCCATGTTGATCCGTTATACGCTGTGATACGAGAACGGGCATTACTACAATACCTAGAACCGTTTGCTTCCGCTGACTTGAATGCAATGGCAAATGTCTTCCGGACGGATTTGAGAGGT CTAGAAGGTGAACTTGTGGCCCTTTGCGAACAAGGTCAGTTATCAGCTCGAATAGATGCCGTTGGTGCAACCATTCGTATGGTTCTCACTGATGAACGcgaagaaaactataaaaa GATAATCGACGGTTGTGATGATATGATCGAGCGATGTGAGGCAGCAATTTTGCGTGCTGTCATGCAGCAG GCATGTATTTGTATAAGTCCTGAGGGAAgagcaaaacgaaaaacagcAGCGCATATCGACGATG CCAGTGATCCCTCCAATACTCCGACCCGCCAGAAAGTGTCCGTACAAAATATGATGCGTGTTTTGAGAGGCCGAGTAGTACCACCACTTCCACAAGGTTCTCCAGCTGCACCGGCAGCGCCGACGAATGCTGCTGGTCCGGTAGCCAATGCAGCACCAGCCCTTCCACCCGTACCCGTCTCTATTAATAACCTGCCCACTGTACCAGCGGCAGAGAATCCGCCTAACGCTTCAGCCGCGCCTTCTGTAGGGTCGCAACAGCTTCAG ATTCCATCGGAGGTTGATAGCTCGGAAGGAAGCGATGACCCTAAGGAGCCAGATTTGAACTAG